One genomic region from Daphnia magna isolate NIES linkage group LG10, ASM2063170v1.1, whole genome shotgun sequence encodes:
- the LOC123476928 gene encoding LOW QUALITY PROTEIN: uncharacterized protein LOC123476928 (The sequence of the model RefSeq protein was modified relative to this genomic sequence to represent the inferred CDS: deleted 4 bases in 4 codons), whose translation MEKKLLLFCILTTLQTTHTIFSSVCDCNYVKTRGILDINSPYYCQNPSTNHQPRYLTNYTLMTKQNPVKTWKGWTCKQWIKTKKITGSFWIGSFDTVYSQETKLLSAIECWEMVNNKKCGGNLMQAGTTTLSFTSTPTGEGKWYAIKEYHALNCLAEEITLKQETPESFVESPFGFLNTTQQEGEYTQNHNTIVWGDRSTNSSNSQIIFKGEGYIELTNSMINVNTSRLLDNNKQIEITFSNKPDINNKEFAQPGFKVVGMPLTFLIFPNQVNVDTWSCNEYADPIASKVKRSTNNEIEFLDNRAKKEAMGKRLYSISYAWGSIRMGNPIITNVEENGIMTKKDTIAYLMVNGSSINTQVSVHNQYDIQDPLPTGTKFEYIVDHSIRFMNTNICIVANENNQIMAENCTEKTSRWILDLINYQWISLETGLCITLHDEEEGRVRLATLKTCSRQGTISENQQWVIEILTTNPDVLDNFPDASIDEFEEIQLEQRTSVTTTVSSPIFGGLLKRNHGRGNIIWDMIGWGQMKHGKSPDEKCLTHNGVNKPITLEACDPNWIKCQTSLQKLLTSNDPLVQSQTTVANCSEASSKGQAFEYSSDFTIRPFNTNNCIKANTTMLILHECSDKSSIWGTFDHTGQLMASDRTGLHSGASDRKCLTRRIDKLSLGHCHGTSQKQHFSFEYRNPHQPRTLTAAAIISLHTQTRLFGKNLPILPPLNHRDPKEINYKTNATEGITKNSTITTKSATSMTATTDKSVIPSIAAKVTTSAKTETTTTSIRPTTTTTKPTTTFRTTTTKSTTTTKKPTTTTKNPTTTTQKPTTTTQKPTTTTQKPTTIIQKPNTTTLKTTTTTQITASTPKSTTTSKSTTISTEAEKLPTITSTTASSTLTSTSLKTTITTKSSTTTEKASTQQKENTARELVIDDYRPLNDANTSNGLPKSTEELSDLIKYELGKMHEQYKISIETEHDNKLAKEIRDVYCQLSKIKRTQAIILAQTNGLLAAAALGLPMCTRIYGFGQAMTLQQCDPKRISLSAKETKCGFQPFFVYGKNNCTIGLDGWSIHPYSECFWKSQLININGYPHTWQHNATAGDWIKQEATIHTSNLDLIAEFEELHLNSFDYGLRNHPAHGTMEMEQLNILNDLVGRINEGEGKELPDILVTEEQDNQIGNMFSWFDTLKIMALSAIGFILFLICLRIFIACNPIPRIKESFKRRKQSRNVSESDGQEMDSMIPEPIYSAGGANEKPFIREFAPLMTLATETPKETLTSINTPSAPKKGKLYPIEELKWENEQNKECTGSHHDLQLCRWIRNGVGGSMQMYSRRPFKTHN comes from the exons caggcaggaacaacaacgttgagttttacatcaactcctacaggggaagggaagtggtatgctatcaaagaataccatgcattaaattgtttagcagaagagataacattaaaacaagagaCACCAGAAAGCTTCGTGGAAAGTCCATTTGGATTCTTAAACACCACTCAGCAAGAAGGGGAgtatacacaaaatcataACACCATAGTATGGGGAGATAGATcaacaaattcatcaaattcacaaattatttttaaaggtgaagGGTATATAGAATTAACAAACTCAATGATTAATGTAAATACTAGCCGTCTTCTTGATAATAACAAGCAGATAGAAATAACTTTctctaacaaaccagatataaataataaagaatttgcCCAACCTGGATTTAAAGTAGTAGGGATGCCTTtaacatttcttatttttcca AACCAAGTAAATGTAGATACATGGTCTTGCAATGAATACGCAGATCCAATAGCGAGCAAAGTAAAACGGTCGACTaataacgaaattgaatttcttgacaATCGTGCTAAGAAAGAAGCTATGGGAAAAAGACTT TACAGCATATCGTATGCATGGGGTTCGATACGAATGGGAAATCCTATAATAACaaacgtagaagaaaatggaataatgacTAAAAAAGATACAATTGCGTATCTCATGGTTAATGGTTCATCAATAAACACGCAAGTATCAGTCCACAACCAATATGATATCCAAGATCCTTTGCCAACAGGAACAAAATTCGAATACATCGTAGATCACAGCATAAGGTTTATGAACACTAACATCTGCATCgtggcaaatgaaaacaatcaaattatgGCAGAAAATTGTACCGAAAAAACATCAAGATGGATACTGGATTTAATTAACTACCAATGGATTTCTCTAGAAACAGGCCTGTGCATCACCttacatgatgaagaagaaggacgAGTTAGATTGGCAACACTAAAAACGTGCAGTAGACAAGGAACAATTAGTGAAAATCAACAATGGGTTATCGAAATCCTAACAACAAACCCGGATGTGTTGGACAATTTCCCAGATGCATCCATTGacgaattcgaagaaatcCAGTTGGAACAGAGGACATCAGTAACAACGACCGTCAGTTCGCCAATTTTTGGAGGATTATTGAAGCGGAACCATGGGAGAGGAAACATCATATGGGACATGATAGGATGGGGACAAATGAAACATGGTAAGTCAcccgatgaaaaatgtttaacacacAATGGCGTTAACAAACCAATAACACTCGAAGCATGCGATCCTAACTGGatcaaatgtcaaacaagcctacaaaaattattaacaagtaatgaccccttggtgcaatcacaaacaaCCGTGGCTAACTGTAGCGAAGCATCTAGCAAGGGCCAAGCCTTCGAATATTCCTCAGACTTCACGATAAGACCatttaacacaaacaactgcattaaagcgaacacaacgatgctcatCCTGCACGAATGCTCAGATAAAAGTTCCATCTGGGGAACATTCGATCACACAGGACAATTAATGGCAAGTGATAGAACAGGACTTCATTCAGGCGCTTCGGACCGGAAATGCCTAACAAGACGGATCGACAAATTATCGTTGGGACACTGTCATGGAACAAGccagaaacaacattttagcttCGAGTACCGGAATCCACATCAACCTAGAACATTGACT GCAGCAGCAATAATATCTCTACATACGCAAACACGc ttatttggaaaaaatctaccaatcttgccaccattaaaccatcgtgatccaaaggagattaactataaaacaaacgcaacggaaGGAATAACTAAAAATTCGACCATAACGACAAAGTCAGCAACATCCATGACTGCTACAACAGATAAATCAGTCATACCTTCCATTGCAGCCAAGGTAACAACAAGTGCGaagacagaaacaacaacaacatcgatTAGGCCGACTACAACCACAACAAAACCGACAACAACCttcagaacaacaacaacaaaatcaactactaccacaaaaaagccgacaacaaccacaaaaaatccgaccacaaccacacaaaaaccgaccacaaccacacaaaaaccaaccactaccacacaaaaaccgaccaccATCATTCAAAAGCCAAATACTACCACACTAAAAACAACCACTACCACACAAATAACAGCCTCTACACCCAAATCAACTACAACATCAAAATCTACGACAATAtcaacagaagcagagaaatTACCAACAATAACATCAACAACCGCATCATCAACATTAACTAGTACATCACTCAAAACGACTATCACGACAAAGTCATctacaactacagaaaaa GCttcaacacaacaaaaagaaaatacagcacGCGAACTTGTAATAGATGACTATCGACCGCTAAATGACGCTAATACAAGTAACGGTCTACCAAAATCCACTGAGGAGCTAAGTGACTTGATAAAATACGAGCTTGGAAAAATGCACGAGCAATACAAAATCAGtattgaaactgaacacgacaataaattggcaaaagaaattcgggaTGTTTACTGCCAGTTATCAAAGATAAAACGAACGCAAGCCATAATCTTAGCCCAAACAAATGGATTGCTTGCAGCCGCCGCACTCGGACTTCCAATGTGTACAAGGATATATGGTTTTGGTCAAGCCATGACCTTGCAACAATGCGACCCAAAAAGGATATCACTATCAGCAAAAGAGACAAAGTGTGGgttccagccattttttgtttacggaaaaaacaactgtacgATCGGACTCGACGGATGGTCTATTCATCCGTATTCGGAGTGTTTTTGGAAATCCCAATTGATAAACATCAACGGATATCCTCATACGTGGCAACATAACGCCACAGCAGGAGACTGGATTAAACAAGAGGCGACCATACATACTTCAAATCTGGATTTAATTGCAGAGTTCGAAGAACTGCACTTAAACAGTTTCGACTATGGGTTAAGGAACCATCCAGCTCATggaacaatggaaatggaacagctgaacATCTTAAATGACCTGGTGGGACGAATTAATGAAGGCGAAGGCAAAGAGTTACCTGACATCCTAGTAACAGAAGAGCAGGACAATCAAATC GGAAAcatgttttcctggtttgataCATTAAAAATTATGGCTCTCTCAGCGATAGGATTCATCCTATTTCTCATCTgtctaagaatttttattgcctgtAATCCTATTCCACGGATTAAGGAAAGCTTCAAACGACGCAAGCAATCACGTAACGTGAGCGAAAGTGATGGTCAAGAAATGGATTCAATGATACCAGAACCCATCTACAGCGCTGgaggagcaaatgaaaaaccgtTCATTAGGGAATTTGCACCTTTAATGACGTTAGCAAcagaaacaccaaaagaaaCCCTTACGTCGATAAACACACCAAGTgcaccaaagaaaggaaaattgtaccctatcgaagaattaaaatgggaaaacgagcaaaacaaggaatgtaCAGGTAGCCACCACGACCTGCAGCTATGTCGTTGGATACGGAATGGTGTGGGAGGATCTATGCAGATGTACTCCAGAAGACCATTTAAAACgcacaattaa